A section of the Kribbella sp. HUAS MG21 genome encodes:
- a CDS encoding amidohydrolase, producing MSHQLLVADVLARVEAVREEMVEVRRDLHAHPELGWHEVRTTELIEKRLVDAGLSPRVLPTGTGLICDIGSGDTCVALRADIDALPVLDGVDSPWRSTVDGVAHACGHDVHTAALLGASLVLAGMARSGHLDRRVRVIFQPAEEVMPGGALGVIAAGGLDGVRRIYGLHCDPRLQVGQVGLRVGALTAAADRLLVRLTGPGGHTSRPHLTADLVYALATLVSELPAALSRRVDPRAGMSLVWGRITSGSAANAIPSRGEAEGTLRCLDVNAWRLADELIPSLAAQIVRPYGVEVDTEVTHGVPPVLNDPAAINVLQNAIHQTIGSSAATPTDQSLGGEDFAWYGEHVPGAMARLGVRPPTTEEAADLHTPGFDPSEEAITVGTTVLTTTALLD from the coding sequence ATGAGTCATCAGTTACTGGTCGCCGACGTCCTGGCCCGCGTCGAGGCGGTGCGCGAGGAGATGGTGGAGGTCCGCCGGGACCTGCACGCGCACCCCGAGCTCGGCTGGCACGAAGTACGGACGACCGAACTGATCGAGAAGCGACTCGTCGACGCCGGCCTGTCGCCGCGCGTACTGCCGACCGGGACCGGGCTGATCTGCGACATCGGCTCGGGCGACACGTGCGTGGCGCTGCGGGCGGACATCGACGCGCTGCCGGTCCTGGACGGCGTCGACTCCCCGTGGCGGTCGACCGTCGACGGGGTGGCGCACGCGTGCGGTCACGACGTACACACCGCGGCCCTGCTCGGCGCGTCGCTCGTGCTCGCCGGGATGGCGCGCAGCGGGCACCTCGACCGGCGGGTCCGGGTCATCTTCCAGCCGGCCGAGGAGGTCATGCCCGGTGGAGCGCTCGGGGTGATCGCGGCCGGCGGACTGGACGGCGTACGGCGGATCTACGGCCTGCACTGCGACCCGCGACTGCAGGTCGGACAGGTCGGCCTCCGGGTCGGCGCGCTCACCGCGGCCGCCGACCGGCTCCTGGTCCGGCTGACCGGCCCCGGCGGCCACACGTCGCGGCCGCACCTGACCGCGGACCTCGTCTACGCGCTCGCCACCCTGGTCTCCGAACTGCCCGCCGCCCTCTCCCGCCGCGTCGACCCCCGCGCCGGCATGTCGCTCGTCTGGGGCCGCATCACCTCCGGCTCCGCCGCCAACGCCATCCCGTCCCGCGGCGAGGCCGAAGGCACCCTGCGCTGCCTCGACGTCAACGCGTGGCGCCTCGCCGACGAACTCATCCCGTCACTCGCCGCCCAGATCGTGCGCCCGTACGGCGTCGAGGTCGACACCGAGGTCACGCACGGCGTACCGCCGGTCCTGAACGACCCGGCCGCGATCAACGTCCTCCAGAACGCCATCCACCAGACCATCGGCTCCAGCGCCGCCACCCCCACCGACCAGAGCCTCGGCGGCGAAGACTTCGCCTGGTACGGCGAACACGTCCCCGGCGCCATGGCCCGCCTCGGCGTCCGCCCACCCACCACCGAAGAAGCCGCCGACCTCCACACCCCCGGCTTCGACCCCTCCGAAGAAGCCATCACCGTAGGCACCACAGTCCTCACCACCACAGCCCTCCTGGACTAA
- a CDS encoding methylmalonyl-CoA mutase family protein — MSHRSESGFEFSPVYGPLDGFDPSSKLGEPGEFPYTRGVYPTMYTQRPWTMRQYAGFGTAAESNQRYHQLIDHGTMGLSVAFDLPTQMGYDSDAPIAHGEVGKVGVAIDSIDDMRVLFDKIPLDQVSTSMTINAPGSVLLLLYQLVAEEQGVSGDKLTGTIQNDVLKEYIARGTYIYPPKESLRLISDIFAYCKAELPRWNTISISGYHMAEAGATPAQEIAFTLANGIEYVRAAVASGLDVDEFAPRLSFFFVARTTFLEEVAKFRAARRIWARVMRDEFGARNPKSLMLRFHTQTAGVQLTAQQPEVNLVRVAVQGLAAVLGGTQSLHTNSYDEAIALPTEKAARLALRTQQVLAYETDVTATVDPFAGSYVVESLTDEVEAAAVELMDQVEEYGGAVAAIEKGFQKQEIERSAYQIAQQIDSGERVVVGMNKFKIAEEEPYEPLRVDPAIEAQQTARLADLRTTRDQTAVDEALEALKKAAEGNDNCLYPMKQALKARATVGEVCNTLRAVWGVYVPADTF; from the coding sequence ATGAGTCATCGCAGCGAGTCGGGGTTCGAGTTCTCGCCGGTGTACGGGCCGCTCGACGGGTTCGACCCGTCGTCGAAGCTCGGCGAGCCGGGGGAGTTTCCGTACACCCGGGGCGTGTACCCGACGATGTACACCCAGCGGCCGTGGACGATGCGGCAGTACGCCGGGTTCGGTACGGCGGCCGAGTCGAACCAGCGGTATCACCAGCTGATCGACCACGGCACGATGGGGCTGTCGGTCGCGTTCGACCTGCCGACCCAGATGGGGTACGACTCCGACGCCCCGATCGCGCACGGCGAGGTCGGCAAGGTCGGGGTGGCGATCGACTCGATCGACGACATGCGGGTGCTGTTCGACAAGATCCCACTGGACCAGGTGTCGACCTCGATGACGATCAACGCGCCGGGGTCGGTGCTGCTGCTGCTCTACCAGTTGGTGGCCGAGGAGCAGGGCGTGTCCGGGGACAAGCTCACCGGCACGATCCAGAACGACGTACTGAAGGAGTACATCGCGCGCGGCACCTACATCTACCCGCCGAAGGAATCGCTGCGGCTGATCAGCGACATCTTCGCGTACTGCAAGGCGGAACTGCCGCGCTGGAACACGATTTCCATCTCCGGCTACCACATGGCCGAGGCCGGTGCGACGCCCGCGCAGGAAATCGCGTTCACGCTGGCGAACGGGATCGAGTACGTACGGGCCGCGGTCGCGTCCGGGCTCGACGTGGACGAGTTCGCGCCGCGGCTGTCGTTCTTCTTCGTCGCGCGTACGACGTTCCTCGAGGAGGTCGCGAAGTTCCGGGCCGCGCGGCGGATCTGGGCGCGGGTGATGCGGGACGAGTTCGGTGCGCGTAATCCCAAGTCGTTGATGTTGCGCTTCCACACGCAGACCGCGGGCGTGCAGCTCACGGCGCAGCAGCCGGAGGTGAACCTGGTACGGGTCGCAGTCCAGGGGTTGGCCGCCGTACTCGGGGGGACGCAGTCGCTGCACACGAACTCGTACGACGAGGCGATCGCACTGCCGACCGAGAAGGCTGCGCGGCTCGCGCTTCGTACGCAGCAGGTGCTCGCGTATGAGACCGACGTGACCGCGACCGTCGACCCCTTCGCCGGCTCGTACGTCGTGGAGTCGCTGACCGACGAGGTGGAGGCGGCCGCGGTCGAGCTGATGGACCAGGTCGAGGAGTACGGCGGCGCGGTAGCGGCGATCGAGAAGGGCTTCCAGAAGCAGGAGATCGAGCGGTCCGCGTACCAGATCGCGCAACAGATCGACTCGGGTGAGCGGGTCGTGGTCGGTATGAACAAGTTCAAGATCGCCGAGGAGGAGCCGTACGAACCGCTCCGGGTCGACCCCGCCATCGAGGCCCAGCAAACGGCCCGACTCGCCGACCTCCGCACCACCCGCGACCAGACGGCGGTCGACGAGGCCCTGGAGGCGCTGAAGAAAGCTGCCGAGGGCAACGACAACTGCCTCTACCCAATGAAACAGGCCCTGAAAGCCCGCGCAACGGTAGGCGAGGTCTGCAACACACTGCGGGCCGTCTGGGGCGTATACGTCCCCGCCGACACGTTCTAA
- a CDS encoding BMP family ABC transporter substrate-binding protein, whose translation MLTLAVAACGSKPTEDNAGGSGNKDFKACMVSDSGGFDDKSFNQTSYKGLQEAVKEKGLTEVKAESKSDNDYPTNMTAMINAKCNIIISVGFKLEDATDKAAQANPSVKFAIVDSAPAKPIENVKPLAFNTAQSSFQAGYLAAAMSKSGKVGTFGGLKIPTVTIFMDGFAEGVRYYNQQKSKNVQVLGWDDAKQAGLFTGDFEDKAKGQNNAQNLITQGADVIFPVAGPAGLGGLQAAKASNGKVNAIWVDTDGCVSAAEYCSVLLSSVQKGMDVAVKDAILSVVDNKFDNTQFIGTLENGGTSLAPFHEFDSKIPADVKSELEQIKTDIVGGKITVQSKVQPKAS comes from the coding sequence GTGCTGACGCTCGCCGTGGCCGCTTGTGGCAGCAAGCCGACCGAGGACAACGCAGGCGGCAGCGGCAACAAGGACTTCAAGGCCTGCATGGTCTCCGACTCGGGGGGTTTCGACGACAAGTCGTTCAACCAGACGTCGTACAAGGGTCTGCAGGAAGCGGTCAAGGAGAAGGGCCTGACCGAGGTCAAGGCCGAGTCGAAGTCGGACAACGACTACCCGACCAACATGACCGCGATGATCAATGCCAAGTGCAACATCATCATCTCGGTCGGCTTCAAGCTCGAGGACGCCACCGACAAGGCCGCGCAGGCGAACCCGTCGGTCAAGTTCGCGATCGTCGACTCGGCGCCGGCGAAGCCGATCGAGAACGTGAAGCCGCTGGCCTTCAACACCGCGCAGTCCAGCTTCCAGGCCGGCTACCTGGCCGCCGCGATGAGCAAGTCCGGCAAGGTCGGCACGTTCGGCGGCCTGAAGATCCCGACCGTGACCATCTTCATGGACGGCTTCGCCGAGGGCGTGCGCTACTACAACCAGCAGAAGAGCAAGAACGTCCAGGTGCTCGGCTGGGACGACGCGAAGCAGGCCGGCCTGTTCACCGGTGACTTCGAGGACAAGGCCAAGGGCCAGAACAACGCGCAGAACCTGATCACCCAGGGCGCCGACGTGATCTTCCCGGTGGCCGGCCCGGCGGGTCTCGGCGGCCTGCAGGCGGCCAAGGCCAGCAACGGCAAGGTGAACGCGATCTGGGTCGACACCGACGGCTGCGTGAGCGCCGCGGAGTACTGCTCGGTGCTGCTGAGCAGCGTGCAGAAGGGCATGGACGTCGCCGTCAAGGACGCGATCCTGTCCGTCGTCGACAACAAGTTCGACAACACCCAGTTCATCGGCACGCTGGAGAACGGCGGTACGTCGCTCGCGCCGTTCCACGAGTTCGACAGCAAGATCCCGGCCGACGTGAAGTCGGAGCTGGAGCAGATCAAGACCGACATCGTCGGCGGCAAGATCACCGTGCAGTCGAAGGTCCAGCCGAAGGCCTCCTGA
- a CDS encoding ABC transporter permease, whose protein sequence is MSETTPDAVPAAPARPQVIEAPAERSRRLRVGGVMLVFALIGLVLAVFTKGGKATFQLVSGDLQNNLLGLPAQPVGVILGILGVAAAVAYVLPAVRVRIPQRYAAWLAAVLGVCFIGAFLCWAAAGKTFPLANQFQGTLNFATPLILGALAGVLCERAGVINIAIEGQFLVGAFTAALVASTTNSATAALIAAAASGVVMAALLAVFSIKYLVNQVVLGVVLVVFATGITGFLFDQFMQPEAESLNTPNVLSAVEIPGLADIPFIGPILFNQTILVYLTYLAVVVVTFVLFQTRWGLRVRAVGEHPKAADTVGIKVKRIRYSAVLWAGVLAGLGGAFFTVGYAGSFSKEMTAGNGFIALAALIMGRWHPIGATVAALFFGFATQLQSQLQIIQTPIPGELLLMAPYLATIIAVAGLVGRVRAPKADGEPYVTE, encoded by the coding sequence ATGAGCGAGACGACTCCGGACGCGGTCCCGGCGGCCCCGGCGAGGCCGCAGGTCATCGAGGCCCCGGCCGAGCGGTCGCGCCGGCTGCGGGTCGGCGGCGTGATGCTGGTCTTCGCGCTGATCGGCCTGGTGCTCGCCGTCTTCACCAAGGGCGGCAAGGCGACCTTCCAACTGGTGTCGGGTGACCTGCAGAACAACCTGCTCGGACTGCCCGCGCAGCCCGTCGGCGTGATCCTCGGCATCCTGGGCGTGGCCGCCGCGGTTGCGTACGTGCTGCCCGCGGTCCGGGTGCGCATCCCGCAGCGGTACGCCGCCTGGCTTGCCGCCGTACTGGGTGTCTGCTTCATCGGCGCGTTCCTGTGCTGGGCCGCGGCCGGCAAGACGTTCCCGCTGGCCAACCAGTTCCAGGGCACGCTGAACTTCGCGACCCCGCTGATCCTCGGCGCGCTCGCCGGCGTGCTGTGCGAGCGGGCCGGTGTCATCAACATCGCGATCGAGGGCCAGTTCCTGGTCGGCGCGTTCACGGCCGCGTTGGTGGCGAGTACGACGAACAGCGCCACGGCGGCCTTGATCGCGGCGGCGGCCAGTGGTGTCGTGATGGCCGCACTGCTCGCGGTGTTCTCGATCAAGTACCTGGTCAACCAGGTCGTCCTCGGCGTCGTCCTGGTGGTCTTCGCGACCGGTATCACCGGCTTCCTGTTCGACCAGTTCATGCAGCCGGAGGCCGAGAGCCTGAACACGCCGAACGTCTTGTCGGCGGTGGAGATCCCGGGCCTGGCCGACATCCCGTTCATCGGGCCGATCCTGTTCAACCAGACGATCCTGGTCTACCTGACCTACCTGGCCGTCGTGGTCGTCACCTTCGTGCTGTTCCAGACCCGCTGGGGCCTCCGGGTCCGCGCGGTCGGCGAGCACCCGAAGGCGGCCGACACGGTCGGCATCAAGGTCAAGCGGATCCGGTACTCCGCGGTGCTCTGGGCCGGGGTGCTGGCCGGGCTCGGCGGCGCGTTCTTCACGGTCGGGTACGCCGGTTCGTTCAGCAAGGAGATGACCGCGGGCAACGGGTTCATCGCGCTGGCCGCGCTGATCATGGGCCGCTGGCACCCGATCGGTGCGACGGTCGCCGCGCTGTTCTTCGGCTTCGCCACCCAGTTGCAGTCGCAGTTGCAGATCATCCAGACCCCGATCCCGGGCGAGCTGCTGCTGATGGCGCCGTACCTGGCCACCATCATCGCGGTCGCCGGCCTGGTCGGCCGGGTCCGGGCACCGAAGGCCGATGGTGAGCCCTACGTCACCGAATGA
- a CDS encoding nucleotidyltransferase domain-containing protein, which translates to MDLSQPISTAIPTLDGPVLTVLSRTTQPLTGRKVHQLASGGSESGTRRVLQRLVSTGLVTATEVGSAVQYVLNRDHLAAAAVLELTNLRQKLIQRIHDVIDTEWSEHPIHASLFGSAARGDGNLHSDVDLLVVHGSRDLPPEWNDQVGSLAEQVHSWTGNHLQIYELSSAALLAHIASGESIVDDWLRDSVTVFGPDFRQLRHRIGRGLMPQ; encoded by the coding sequence ATGGACCTGTCTCAGCCGATCAGTACTGCGATCCCGACCCTCGACGGCCCGGTGCTCACGGTGTTGTCGCGGACCACCCAGCCGCTCACCGGCCGCAAGGTGCACCAGTTGGCGTCCGGTGGAAGCGAGTCAGGCACCCGCCGAGTTCTCCAGCGCCTAGTCAGCACAGGCCTGGTGACCGCGACAGAGGTGGGTAGCGCTGTCCAGTACGTCCTTAACCGCGATCATCTGGCCGCCGCCGCGGTACTTGAGCTGACGAACCTGCGCCAGAAGCTCATCCAGCGAATCCATGATGTGATCGACACGGAATGGTCGGAGCATCCGATCCACGCGAGCCTCTTCGGATCGGCAGCGCGCGGAGACGGGAACCTGCACAGCGACGTGGACCTGCTCGTCGTCCACGGCTCCAGAGACCTGCCTCCGGAGTGGAACGACCAAGTTGGCTCGCTTGCCGAGCAAGTCCATTCCTGGACCGGCAACCACTTGCAGATCTACGAGTTGAGCAGTGCCGCGCTGCTCGCACACATCGCGTCCGGCGAATCGATCGTCGACGATTGGCTGCGCGACTCCGTCACCGTGTTCGGCCCGGACTTCCGCCAGCTTCGTCACCGGATCGGTCGTGGGCTGATGCCTCAATGA
- a CDS encoding ABC transporter ATP-binding protein — MHLELSGLTKSFGSLVANDHIDLVIEPGEIHCLLGENGAGKSTLMNMLYGLLQPDEGEILVDGEKVKITSPSDAIRHGIGMVHQHFMLVPVFTVAENIMLGRENVRGAGVLDRKKAHALVTELSDRYGFEVDPEALVEDIPVGVQQRVEIIKALTNDAKVLILDEPTAVLTPAEIDELIGVMRQLKENGTSIVFITHKLKEVKAIADTITVIRRGKVVGNAEPSASEEELAELMVGRAVDLVVDKAPAEPQDAVLRVEGLTVIDERGFTAVDGVDLEVRAGEILAVAGVQGNGQTELAEALLGLTPVAAGRISLSGQDLTAKSTRHRLEAGIGYVPEDRAHDGNVGSFSVAENLVLDLFRKAPFGNGLALRTDEIEKNARARVDEFDIRTQGIDLAVSSLSGGNQQKVVLARELSRPLKLLVASQPTRGVDVGSIEFLHNRIVKERDQGTAVLIVSTELDEIAALADRVAVMYRGKVVGVVPADTPRDELGLMMAGASKSEAHVEAIENPTTLGTI, encoded by the coding sequence ATGCATCTCGAGCTCTCCGGGCTGACCAAGAGCTTCGGCTCGCTGGTCGCCAACGACCACATCGACCTGGTCATCGAGCCGGGTGAGATCCACTGCCTGCTCGGTGAGAACGGCGCCGGCAAGAGCACGTTGATGAACATGCTCTACGGCCTGCTGCAGCCCGACGAGGGCGAGATCCTCGTCGACGGCGAGAAGGTGAAGATCACCTCGCCGAGCGACGCGATCCGGCACGGCATCGGCATGGTGCACCAGCACTTCATGCTGGTCCCGGTGTTCACCGTCGCCGAGAACATCATGCTCGGCCGGGAGAACGTCCGCGGCGCCGGCGTCCTGGACCGGAAGAAGGCGCACGCGCTCGTCACCGAGCTGTCCGACCGGTACGGCTTCGAGGTCGACCCCGAGGCGCTGGTCGAGGACATCCCGGTCGGCGTCCAGCAGCGGGTGGAGATCATCAAGGCGCTCACCAACGACGCCAAGGTGCTGATCCTGGACGAGCCGACCGCCGTCCTCACCCCGGCCGAGATCGACGAGCTGATCGGCGTCATGCGGCAGCTCAAGGAGAACGGCACCTCGATCGTCTTCATCACCCACAAGCTCAAGGAGGTCAAGGCGATCGCGGACACGATCACCGTGATCCGCCGCGGCAAGGTGGTCGGGAACGCCGAGCCGTCCGCGTCCGAGGAGGAGCTCGCCGAGCTGATGGTCGGCCGCGCGGTCGACCTGGTCGTCGACAAGGCCCCGGCCGAGCCGCAGGACGCCGTACTGCGGGTCGAGGGGCTGACCGTGATCGACGAGCGCGGGTTCACCGCGGTCGACGGGGTGGACCTGGAGGTGCGCGCGGGGGAGATCCTCGCGGTGGCCGGTGTCCAGGGCAACGGCCAGACCGAGCTCGCCGAGGCGCTGCTCGGGCTGACGCCGGTGGCGGCCGGGCGGATCTCGCTGTCCGGCCAGGACCTCACCGCGAAATCGACCCGGCACCGGCTGGAGGCCGGCATCGGGTACGTCCCCGAGGACCGCGCGCACGACGGTAATGTCGGCTCGTTCTCGGTGGCCGAGAACCTGGTCCTCGACCTGTTCCGGAAGGCGCCGTTCGGCAACGGGCTGGCTCTGCGTACCGACGAGATCGAGAAGAACGCGCGGGCCCGGGTGGACGAGTTCGACATCCGCACGCAGGGCATCGACCTGGCCGTGTCGTCGCTGTCCGGCGGCAACCAGCAGAAGGTCGTACTGGCCCGCGAGCTGTCCCGGCCGTTGAAGCTGCTGGTCGCCTCGCAGCCGACCCGCGGTGTCGACGTCGGCTCGATCGAGTTCCTGCACAACCGGATCGTGAAGGAGCGCGACCAGGGTACGGCGGTGCTGATCGTGTCCACCGAACTCGACGAGATCGCCGCGCTGGCCGACCGAGTCGCGGTGATGTACCGCGGCAAGGTCGTCGGCGTCGTACCGGCCGACACGCCCCGCGACGAGCTTGGCCTGATGATGGCCGGCGCCTCGAAGTCGGAGGCCCACGTTGAGGCGATCGAGAACCCGACGACATTGGGAACCATCTGA
- a CDS encoding thymidine phosphorylase, whose amino-acid sequence MSYDAVDVIRAKRDKGELSDGQIDWVIDAYTKGDVADEQMSALAMAILLNGMNRREIARWTAAMIASGERMDFGRLSRPTADKHSTGGVGDKITLPLAPLVAACGVAVPQLSGRGLGHTGGTLDKLESIPGWRAALSNDELMRQLEDVGAVICAAGDGLAPADKKLYALRDVTGTVEAIPLIASSIMSKKIAEGTGALVLDVKVGSGAFMKELADARELAETMVALGTDAGVRTVALLTDMSVPLGLTAGNALEVRESVEVLAGGGPADVVELTVALANEMLAAAGVTDVDPAEKLRDGTAMDAWRAMISAQGGDPDAELPVAAEQHVVPAPASGVLSKLDALAVGVAAWRLGAGRARKEDPVSAVAGVQLHAKPGDPVQEGRPLLTLHTDDAARIERALESLADAVAVADSYTPGPLVIDRITA is encoded by the coding sequence ATGAGTTACGACGCCGTGGACGTGATCCGGGCCAAGCGCGACAAGGGCGAGCTGAGCGACGGCCAGATCGACTGGGTGATCGACGCCTACACCAAGGGCGACGTCGCCGACGAGCAGATGTCTGCGCTCGCGATGGCGATCCTGCTGAACGGGATGAACCGCCGCGAGATCGCCCGCTGGACCGCGGCGATGATCGCGTCCGGCGAGCGGATGGACTTCGGCAGGCTCTCCCGGCCGACCGCGGACAAGCACTCGACCGGCGGCGTCGGCGACAAGATCACGCTGCCGCTGGCGCCGCTCGTCGCCGCCTGCGGGGTCGCCGTACCGCAGCTGTCCGGGCGCGGTCTCGGGCACACCGGCGGGACGCTGGACAAGCTCGAGTCGATCCCGGGCTGGCGCGCGGCCCTGTCGAACGACGAGCTGATGCGGCAGCTGGAGGACGTCGGCGCGGTGATCTGCGCGGCCGGCGACGGACTCGCGCCCGCGGACAAGAAGCTGTACGCGTTGCGGGACGTGACCGGGACGGTCGAGGCGATCCCGCTGATCGCCAGCTCGATCATGAGCAAGAAGATCGCCGAGGGAACCGGTGCGCTGGTGCTGGACGTGAAGGTCGGCTCCGGCGCGTTCATGAAGGAGCTCGCGGACGCGCGTGAGCTGGCCGAGACCATGGTTGCCCTGGGCACCGACGCCGGGGTGCGAACCGTTGCCCTGCTCACCGACATGTCGGTGCCGCTCGGGCTGACGGCCGGGAACGCGCTGGAGGTCCGCGAGTCGGTCGAGGTGCTGGCCGGCGGCGGCCCCGCCGACGTGGTCGAGCTGACCGTTGCCCTGGCCAACGAGATGCTCGCCGCGGCCGGTGTCACCGACGTCGACCCGGCCGAGAAGCTCCGGGACGGTACGGCGATGGACGCCTGGCGGGCGATGATCTCGGCGCAGGGCGGGGACCCGGACGCCGAGCTGCCGGTCGCGGCCGAGCAGCACGTCGTACCGGCGCCGGCCTCAGGCGTGCTCTCGAAGCTCGACGCGCTGGCGGTCGGGGTCGCCGCGTGGCGGCTCGGCGCCGGGCGGGCGCGCAAGGAGGACCCGGTGTCGGCGGTGGCCGGTGTGCAGCTGCACGCCAAGCCGGGCGACCCCGTCCAGGAGGGGCGGCCGCTGCTCACCCTGCACACCGACGACGCCGCGCGCATCGAGCGGGCGCTCGAGTCCCTGGCCGACGCCGTCGCGGTGGCCGACAGCTACACGCCGGGTCCGCTGGTCATCGACCGCATCACCGCCTGA
- a CDS encoding ABC transporter permease: MSTETEAAPAPAPAKEPRRSGLPSWAVQGLVSLSAIVLALVVGAILIIVGDDQVQTAIGYFGAAPLDTLSAAASAVGEAYQSLAVGAFGGWTPISESLTQATPLICGGLAVSLAFRTGLFNIGAQGQLITGAILAAYVGFAWHLPPVLHLVVAVVAGLIGGAIWGGVVGLLKARTGAHEVIVTIMLNYVAIYLLSWLLTTSTFRRPGRTDPISPIVDANAQYPQIGGTRLHVGFLLALVAAVFVWWLLNRSTIGFELRAVGANADASRTAGMSVGRAYVIAMVVAGALAGLAGTQQVLGTDLPLTDGVAASVGFDAITVALLGRGTPLGTVLAGLLFGALNAGGLQMQLITQTPLTLTTVLQAVIVLFVAAPALVRSIFRFLPKERGVGAVLAKGWNG, encoded by the coding sequence ATGAGCACTGAGACAGAGGCAGCGCCGGCCCCGGCGCCCGCCAAGGAGCCGAGGCGCTCCGGCCTGCCGTCGTGGGCGGTCCAGGGGCTGGTCTCGCTGAGCGCGATCGTGCTCGCGCTGGTGGTCGGGGCGATCCTGATCATCGTCGGCGACGACCAGGTGCAGACTGCGATCGGGTACTTCGGCGCCGCGCCGCTGGACACCCTGTCCGCTGCCGCGAGCGCGGTCGGCGAGGCGTACCAGTCGCTGGCGGTCGGGGCATTCGGCGGCTGGACGCCGATCAGCGAGTCGCTGACCCAGGCGACACCGCTGATCTGCGGCGGCCTGGCCGTCTCGCTGGCGTTCCGCACCGGGCTGTTCAACATCGGTGCCCAGGGGCAGCTGATCACCGGCGCGATCCTGGCGGCGTACGTCGGGTTCGCCTGGCACCTGCCGCCGGTCCTGCACCTGGTCGTGGCGGTCGTCGCGGGCCTGATCGGCGGCGCGATCTGGGGTGGCGTGGTCGGCCTGCTGAAGGCCCGCACCGGCGCCCACGAGGTGATCGTGACGATCATGCTGAACTACGTCGCGATCTACCTGTTGTCCTGGCTGCTGACCACGTCGACGTTCCGGCGGCCCGGGCGGACCGACCCGATCTCGCCGATCGTCGACGCGAACGCGCAGTACCCGCAGATCGGCGGCACCCGGCTGCACGTCGGGTTCCTGCTGGCGCTGGTCGCCGCCGTCTTCGTCTGGTGGCTGCTGAACCGGTCGACGATCGGCTTCGAGCTCCGCGCGGTCGGCGCCAACGCGGACGCGTCCCGGACGGCCGGTATGTCGGTCGGCCGCGCGTACGTGATCGCGATGGTCGTGGCCGGTGCGCTCGCCGGTCTGGCCGGCACCCAGCAGGTGCTCGGCACCGACCTGCCGCTGACCGACGGGGTCGCGGCCTCGGTCGGGTTCGACGCGATCACGGTCGCGCTGCTCGGCCGCGGTACGCCGCTCGGCACCGTGCTGGCGGGCCTGCTCTTCGGCGCGCTGAACGCGGGCGGCCTGCAGATGCAGCTGATCACGCAGACGCCGCTGACCCTGACCACCGTCCTGCAAGCCGTGATCGTGCTGTTCGTCGCGGCGCCGGCGCTGGTGCGCTCGATCTTCCGGTTCCTGCCCAAGGAACGGGGAGTCGGCGCCGTCCTCGCGAAGGGGTGGAACGGATGA
- a CDS encoding cytidine deaminase, protein MVSPTSPNEVDWQALRSVAVELMQRAYVPYSHFPVGAAAYVGDGRIVAGCNVENASYGLTLCAECGLVSELHRTGGGRLVAFTCVDRNGDLLTPCGRCRQLLHEHGGPDLLLETPTGPRPLRELLPDAFGPEDLENR, encoded by the coding sequence ATGGTGAGCCCTACGTCACCGAATGAGGTCGACTGGCAGGCGTTGCGCTCGGTCGCGGTCGAGCTGATGCAGCGTGCGTACGTGCCGTACTCGCACTTCCCGGTGGGTGCGGCGGCGTACGTCGGCGACGGCCGGATCGTTGCCGGGTGCAACGTCGAGAACGCGTCGTACGGCCTGACCCTGTGTGCGGAGTGCGGGCTGGTGTCCGAGCTGCACCGGACCGGCGGCGGCCGGCTGGTCGCGTTCACCTGCGTCGACCGCAACGGCGACCTGCTGACGCCGTGCGGGCGCTGCCGGCAGTTGCTGCACGAGCACGGCGGCCCTGACCTGTTGCTGGAGACACCGACCGGACCTCGCCCGTTGCGGGAGTTGCTGCCCGACGCGTTCGGGCCGGAGGACCTGGAGAACCGATGA